From the Hyphomicrobiaceae bacterium genome, the window GCCGTGAACTCGGCAAGCGCACCGATTGGCAAATGCAAAACGAGGCGAAGGACAGTTCAGGCTCAGCCCGTGTTCAATATGCGACGCCTGAAGGGCCCGCTGTCCTTACGTTGACGGAAAAGTCTGGCACAACGTCTATAGTTTTGCTGGTGCGCAAGAAGAAGGAGGCGCAGGCTTCCGGTTTGATGCCCAAGCCGGGTCAAGTTCGGATCCTGATAGGCAATATCCTGGAAAAGGACGCCGAAATTTCGTTTGCGAAGAAGACGATCAAGGTCGGAGCAGGAAAAGGTGCCAAAGCCCCCGACGGGCCAACCTTGGAAATCAAACCAGGATCTTACGCGGTGAACGTTAAGCCACCCGGATTGAATGCCTCGCCGGAGACTATCACTGTTGGCGCCGACGAGATTTGGGGCTTGATGATTGGTCCGGGTGGAATCTTGGCGCTTCCGATGTATTGAGACCTCGTAGCTCTACCAACGAGGCCACTTTTGCAGGCGCTCAGCAAGCGAGGCTGGTTCAGGCGCTGCCGGAACCAATAGGGCTTTGCTACATTACTCTGGGTATCAAAACTCAAAGTTTTCAGAGCAAAGGATCGTCCGTGTTGGAGTTCACCGATCGGGGCATCTATTGCCCTGCCGCTGATATCTATATCGACCCCTGGAAACCCGTTGAGCGGGCCGTCATCACGCATGGTCATTCCGACCATGCTCGGGCTGGACACGCACATTACCTTTCGACGACCACCGCCGCGCCAGTGATCCGGTACCGGCTTGGCGAAATCGATATCGATACTGTGGGATTCGGCGAGGTGCGGACAATAAATGGCGTTTGCGTTTCTCTCCACCCGGCTGGACACATTCCAGGTTCCGCACAGGTTCGACTTGAACATCGCGGCAAAGTTTGGGTGGTGTCGGGTGACTATAAGACGGTGCCCGATGGGCTTAGCGAGCCCTTTGAGCCGCTGCGGTGCGATACATTCATCAGTGAATGCACCTTCGGCTTGCCGGCGTTTAAATGGCGACCGCAGGCGGACGTAATGGCCGATATCAATTCATGGTGGGCAAATAACGCGCAGGCCGGCCGCGTTTCGGTAATAGGAGCCTATTCTCTTGGCAAAGCGCAACGGCTGATCGCGAACGTCGACACTTCCATCGGCCCGCTTCTGACACACGGTGCTGTCGAGTCCACCAATGGTGTGCTGCGTGCGCAAGGCATTGAATTGCCGCCAACGACACGCGTTGTGGCGGACATGGCAAAGAGCGACTTTGCGCGCGCACTTGTGATTGCACCACCCTCTGCGCTGGGCTCATCGTGGTTGCGCAAATTTGGCGACGTTTCGACGGCTTTTGCGTCTGGCTGGATGGCGCTGCGCGGCGTCCGTCGTCGGCGTTCGGCAGACCGCGGCTTCATTTTGAGTGATCACGTAGACTGGCCGGAGCTCAATAGCGCCATCGATGCAACTGGTGCACGGCGCGTGTTCGTGACACATGGCTATACGCATACGTTCCGGCGTTGGCTTGAGGAGCGGGGGTTTGAAGCGTACATCGTCGATACAGAGTACAGTGGCGAACAACTCGATGGTGACGCTTCTGGGTTGGGTGATTCGGAATCACTTGAGGCAACGGAAACGAGCCAATGAAGCGGTTCGCTGAGCTGTTCACGCAACTTGATCAAACCGCCAGTACGAACCGCAAGGTCGAGGCGCTGGCATGTTACTTAAGCGATGCTTCCGATGAGGACAAGCTTTGGGCTATTGCGTTGCTTTCAGGGAGACGCCCTCGCCGTGCGGTAACGTCGACGCAACTGCGCGAATGGTCCGCCGAGGTCGCGGAACTTCCGCTTTGGTTGGTCGATGAAACGTATGCGGTTGTTGGCGATCTTGCCGAAACGATTTCGCTGGTGATGCCCCAGGACGGTGAGGGTTCTAACCTTCCGCTGGCATATTGGATTGGCGTTCTTCAGCAGCTCCAGCTCAGCGACCCTGCGGACAGACGTCGGCGAATTGTTGAGGCTTGGCAACAGCTCCAAGGTGTTGAGAGATATCTGTTTAACAAGCTCATAACAGGCAGTTTCCGTGTCGGTGTTTCGCAAAAACTGATGACACGCGCATTGGCAAAAGCGACCGGATTGCCGGAAACAGAACTCGCCCATCGGATCATGGGGCAGTGGACACCTGCTACCACCACGTTCGAGCAGCTCATCTCGAAAGCCGACACCCAAAGCGATCGTTCGAAGCCGTACCCTTTCTTTCTTGCCTATCCGTTGGAAGGAGAGCTTGCCGCTCTCGGGGAGCCCTCGGAGTGGTCGGCGGAGTACAAGTGGGATGGGATTCGCGGGCAGGTCGTGGTGCGTGGAGGAGAAACCTTCGTCTGGTCACGTGGCGAAGAACTGGTCACGGACGTATTTCCGGAATTTAAAGATGCGGCGACATATTTAGCCGACGGCGTCGTGATTGACGGCGAGATTCTCGCGTGGCGTGACGGCGCTCCACTTTCGTTCAACGCTCTTCAAACGAGGCTCGGCCGCAAGAAGGTTAGCGCCAAGCATCTGCGTGATGCTCCTGTTGCCATGGTGGCCTATGACCTGTTGGAGTGGCGGGGCGCTGATATACGCCAGCAGCCCTTTCTGGAACGCCGGCGGGCGCTTTGTAATGTCGTATCGGAGTTGCCAGAATGGGCTTGCGTGAAACTATCACCGCTTATCCAGTTCAGCGATTGGCGCACATTGGCCGATGAACGTGAGAACGCGCGTCGTAATTCCAGTGAGGGGCTCATGTTGAAGCGCAACGACAGCCCATACCGCGTTGGCCGGCGGAAGGGCGACTGGTGGAAGTGGAAAGTCGATCCCCTCACTATCGATGCTGTTCTTATATACGCCGAAGCGGGCCACGGGCGACGCGCCAATCTCTATACAGACTTCACCTTTGCCGTGTGGAACGAAACCGGCGAACTCGTGCCTTTCACGAAAGCTTATTCAGGGCTGACTGATGCCGAGTTTCGAGAAATCACCTCTTGGGTAAGGCGCAATACACTGGAAAGGTTCGGCCCAGTGCGACGGGTGCGGCCTCAGCACGTTTTTGAGATAGCGTTCGAGGGCATTCGTGAGAGCTCGCGTCACAAATCCAGTGTTGCGCTCCGCTTTCCCCGTATGAAGCGATGGCGGCGCGACAAGCTTGCGGAGGAAGCAAATTCTCTGGCGGATCTGAAGGCGATGCTTCCCGTCGAGGCTGCGCTAGAGCTACGCTAGAGACGATTTCATCCTATCAGGTGCGGAGGTCCGCAACCCAGATCATTCCGTCGGTGAGGTAGCGGTTGACGTGCCCAATGGACAGGCGCTCTCCCGGAAGATGCTCTCGGATGTCGGCAATGGTGTTGAAACGCTTAAGTTCACCGATGATGAAGTCGCGCTCTTCGTTCGTGTCGGCGTCAGTTGCGTGGGTGATCTGAAAGCTCAACCGGGTCAATGAGAATCCGGTATCTTTCGTGCCGGCTCCCACCCACAGCACTCTTTCATCGTCGGCGGGCCGAGGCTCGTCATGCCAATACGCGGGTGTGTCAATGGTCTGCTCGGCACGTTCTATGGGTAGCGCCCAAAAGCGAACGTGATGTCGTTTGCGCGGGCTATCGTCAATTGCCTTCTGGAAGCCGAAGTCCTGGCCGCGTCCAAAGAGGTAGAGCGTACTGAAGGGCGCCGCTGGGTAGGGTTTGTTGAGAACGAATGCGCGGACCATCCGCCATGAGCTCGAAAGGCTAAGCGCATCGGCTTGCGTCCAGCCGGCCGTTGCGAAGGCGCTTCGAAGTTGGTGCGCGGTACCGATGAGTGTGAGATTGACGGGATCACCGGGCAGGCCATCACCGGTGGTCGTGTAACTGGGTACGTGCCCTCTCTGCAGGATTCGGAGGCCGATGCGAACGGCGCGGGGGAGTATCACATATGCTGAGATGCCGTACGTGGCGGCTACGGCAAGGCCTAACGGAAGACGGTTGTCCACATCTTCGAATATGACAAAGACTATAAGCCATACCGTTACGACGCCCAACGCGAAGACTAGGAGACGCTGAATGAAAATCTTAAGCCACTTCATGGTGCGCACTCCCCCTTGACGCAGTGTCACCCGTTGCCGCTCCTGAGATGGGCAGCCCTGTGGCGATATTCGTGACGTGAAGGTTGCTTCAGGCGACGCTAACTGAGGAGTTTACCTTGGAATAGGCCGCTTTCAACGTCCTTTGATGGTCGGCTAAGGACGGATGACCAACACCTTTCGAAGTCTGAAGTCCGCTAGGGGGTCTCCGTAAGCAGCTTAATCAGCTATATTCTCTGCGATTCGAATAGCGGAGGCTGAGCAATGAGTTTATGGGCCGTTGCAGGTATTGCCGCGTTGGCGCTTTGCATTCTGGGCGTACTGGGCAAAATTTCGTTTGCAAAACGGAGCTTCGACGAGAGAAGCGATGCAACGAAACTTGTGTTCTCCGCGAATCGTCGTCGGCGAGCCGCAGGAGGTATCTCGCGGGTTATACGCGAAGACTGACTACCGCCGACTTACCGAGGTCACACCAAAAGCGCCCCAATAGCCGGAGCATCCCCGTCGAGGCACAGTTAGGTCTAGTCCTAAGTTGAGTGCAATTAGACGTCTCGCCAACGGAGCGCGGCCAAGAGTAAAATTATCCCGCAGGTCGCTTCGACGATCATCGGCATGCTGAATAATTTTTTGGCTTGGATCGGGGTCTGTGCGGTGCCGTTGGCGCTGCGCGTCGACTATCATCTCGGCCGACTTGGCTACGGAGCAGAATTGTCCATATTGCGCTATCCTACTTCTATCGGTCTGAAGCCGGGCATTCGTCAACTACGTATTGCGTAGTTGTTTGCTCCTTACCGCGCAGCATCGCAGGAAGCTTACCGAGCGCTACTCCATTTCAATAGACTGCCGCTATCGGTCGGGATGATGGAGACAAACATGACCCCATTTTCCGACACATGCGCTCGGGCCTTGCCCATTGCCTCACTCTTCTCCTGGTAACAAACATGGTTACGGCCATCATCGATGTGGTCGACACCGTTCGCTTCCTAAGGGGCGGGAGACGGCCTCATTGCCGCTGGACCCGAAGTATGAGGGACGAAGGAAAGTGCGAGCAGACCCAGGCATGAGCTGCGCTCTCGTATTTTTGATAATATTCCCGCCCTTTCGTAGCCACAGAGCGATATAATTTTAGGCCTTACATACCGCTTTTTATGCAGAGGTGGAACATGAAGGTTGCGAGTATATTGAAGTCCAAAGGCGGGCGCGTAATGACAGTGCTGCCGGATGAAACCGTCCAACACGCTGCAGCAAAATTACGACTCGAAGGTGTTGGTGCGCTGATTGTCAGTCGAGATGGGATGACCCTGGATGGCATGCTCACCGAGCGTGATGTAACCAAGGCTTTTGCCGTGTACGGTACCGAGCTCGCAAGCAAGCATGTTCGAGATATAATGGAAACCGGCGTGGTGACTTGTGGTCCTGAGGATGGGATTGGAGACGTTGCGGTTTTGATGACCAACCGTCGTCTCCGGCATCTACCTGTTGTTGACGGTGCACGGCTCGTCGGCGTCGTGAGCGTTGGCGACATTCTCAAGCATCGGTTGGATGAAGTCGAGCTTGAAGCAAGAGTCATGTATGACTTTTCTATAGCGAGGGGCTGAACAACCGCTCCATCACGCTTACAGTACGAGATATATGATCGCATCGGTCATCGATGATGCTGGGAATGCGCAGGAATGATGCGTTCAAGCGCTGATGCCACGACTCCTGGCGAGGCGGACTTGTGCGCTTGTTTACTGTCCTGCGCCTCTTCCACACCACCAGTCGTCCAGCCTCATGGCAGCCATTGCCACCTTGGCGGCGACCGAGCGTAGTGGCTCAGGAGGTATTGGAAGTGATCGCCGATTGACGAACCAGAGGTCGGCGATATCGGTTTTCTTGTCCAGAACCAGATCACGGATAATGCGACCGTTCATTTGGGTCATCGCGACGCCATGTCCGGTGCAGCCGAGAGCGTAGATCGCTCCGCCGCCGTCGAGTGTTCCCACTTGCGGGGTTGAATCCGAAGTGACGGAAAATGCCCCGCCCCAGCGGTAGTCGATCCCGATGCTTCGAAGCGCTGGGAAGGTCGACCCTATGAACCTTTCAAGATGCGTCCAAGCTTTCTGATTGGCGTCGTTATTCATATTGCCAGCAAAGGGCACGAGTCCTGGACCACCGCCAACGAGCAATCGCCCGTCCGGCGTCAAGCGATAGAAATGCATAAAATTTCGGCCGTCTTCGACGCCTTCTCGTCCCGCCCACCCGAGTGCCGCGCGCTGTTCTTCAGAAAGTTTGGCGGTTACGATGATATAGGCAAAGGCAGGCAACTGTTTGGATGCGAGGCCCGGCATTAGGTGCGTATAGCCGTTTAATGCGTAAACGACGCGATCAGCCACCACCGAACCATTGTTAGTCGTGATCCGATACCGACCCGCATCGCGTTGCACACCGGTAACTCTCGTCTTCTCGTAAATCGACGCACCGCTCTTGATAGCCAATCCTCGCAAGGCATCGGCCCATTTGATGGGATTGATCAGCCCACAATGCGGCTCGTAACATGCGCCCAGAAACGTATTGGACCGGACACGCGCCTGCGTCTCGTCGCGGTCCAGCCAACGAAAGCCGTCGATACCGAGAGATTGGAAAAATTCGATCTCTTTCCGGATGCGCGTCACATAAGATGGAGACGTGGCAACTTTTAAGAATCCGCTGCGCTCGTAGTCGCAATCCAAACCATGCTCTCTCAGCATGGCTTCCAACGTCGTTATGGCGCGCTCCATGTAAGCATGCGCCTCGCGTACGGCTCCTTTTCCATGCAAGGCTTTCATGAGGCCAGCTGAAGCCCCGAACAGCGTCATAACGAAGCCTGCGTTACGACCGCTGGCACCGAACGCCGTGGTTTCGGCTTCAAGCACCGTGACGCTGAGGCTTGGGTCGGCGCTTTTTAGATGATAGGCGGCGGAAAGACCCGTGTAGCCTCCGCCAATGATGGCCACGTCGGTTTTGATATCGGAACGAAGCGGCGGTGCGATCTCTCGCTCCGGCCGGGTTGCCAACCAGTAATTGCTCGAACCGTCGGCAAAATTGCCCATAGCGACTTCCTTTGTAGACGCCCGTCCGTCGCGACGTCTTCGATTACCACACAGTTTCAACCGATCAAGCCATCAGACATGAGCGGGCTTGCCGTTATGCTGCCATCGGCAGGGCCGCGCCGGATTTGGTGGCGCAAGCTGAAGTCAGGCTGGAAGCGATCTTGCTGATGAAATTTCGGGTCTGCTCGACGACCACGTGACGTTGCTTGTCGAGCGTGACCATGTGGAAGCTGTCCTCCAGCACCACGAGATCGGCCGAGCCCCGCAACTTCTCCATAATGTAAGTCGCGTTGTTCAGATCCGCGTAGTCATCCTGGCGGGAATGAATAACGAGTGTCGGCTGTTGAACCTCAGGTAGACACTTCCTGACAGCTGCGGACAGTCGGCGGTGTTCCAGCACCATTGCACCGGGCGTGCCGACCGTCCCGAAGTCCGATCCATCGGATGCTGCCAGAGCAGCCTGCACAAAGGAGCGAACGCGCGGGCACTTGATGCCGAGCGACGGCGCGTCCGGGAACTCCATCAAATTGGCGATCCAACGATTGGGGACAAGTGAAAAGAGCTTCGCATACCACGGCATTGCCCATCCGTTGATCCACAACGTAGGAGAAAACAATGCGACACCCTGCACTTTATCGGGATGATTGGCGGCAAGGCTCAAACCGATGATGCTTCCCAGGCAAAGGCCGCCGACAATGACCGTGTCGCATTCTTCGCGCAGCGCATCGAGTGCGGCTTCGGCGCTGAGATACCAATCTTTCCAGTTTGTTTTCACGATGTCTTGGCGGCTGCCTCCGTGTCCGGCGAGCTGCGGGCAATGGACCGTATAGCCAGCCCGGCCGAGTCCCGTTGCTACGAAGCGCATCTCGGCGGGGGTTCCACACAGACCATGGATCAATAGGACTCCGATCTTTCCGCCGGCAATGCGGTGTGTGTAGTGTCCAGACGTTCTGTCCTTCCCAACATCAGTCGTCGTTGCTTTCAGTTCGGAAGTCATGGCCTGTTCTCCCTTTCCATGAGCGTCGCAAAGATTGTCTAGGCCCGCGGGGAGGGCCGATCTGTTCCTTGCGCAACAGGACGTCGTAGGGAATGGACCCTGCCTATCAGCGTTCCGCGGACTACTAATTCAAGGACGTCCGCTCAAGGGCTGGGCGGATAGACATCGAACACACGATGTCCCCAAAGCACCAATTGTCAGGGTTGAATCTCACCACAAGGGACGGCATCGCTGGCTTGTCTCGCAAGTAACAGCGATTGCCATGAGTTCACGCTACGCCGACAGCAACATCTGAACCTGCAAATGCGACGGAGGTTGTTCCATGGAAGAATTGGCGCCGGGAGTGATTGCCATTCTCAAGAAATATGTCGGTGATCCGTCTGCATTTATTGGATGCCGCACGTCGCTCACCGAGCTTGAAATCGATCATTTAGATATTCCGATGGTCCTGCTCGACATTGCCGACCGCTTCGAAATTGAAATCCCTGCCTCGGAGATTGGTGTGTCGGCGACAGTCTCTGGGCTCGTCGGAGCGGTGGCTTCACACCTTCAAGTGAAAGCCTCGCCGCGTGCCCCACGGACATTGCGTCCAAAGCGTTCCTGGGTGTCGACCGTCGCCGAGGCCCGGCACTAGTGCCGAGACTTCGAGACCTGAAATTCAACGTTTCCACACTTGACCTTTGGAGAGCAAGTTATGGCCAACGAACTGATCGAATCGCACAACGTCAATGCTCCTTTGACATTTCAAAGGAGCGGCGTTTTTGAACGGGTTTACAAGTTCTGCAACGGACTTCTGACAACTTTCGCAACTGTGATCTCCGGTTACTTTATCCTCGCGGCAGGTTCACTTTACTGGCTGGTGGCCGCTGCAGGCGCGATCGGTTCCAAAATATTTCCGCGCGCGATTATAGAACGTCGCCCTCTCGCTTGGCTTGCCGGCTCGGTGGCGCTCACCTCCTTGCTCTCTCAGGGTGCTTCCGGCTTCTTCCCCGACTATTCCAATCCACACCAGGTTGTTCTGGAACTTTGCTTCTGGTTATCGCTAGGCCTCGTAGCGCGCGCTTATCTCCTCTACACCGAATGCGCCGATACCTTCGAGGAACTCGATGGGTCGATTGCAAGCCGCCGGCTTGAAAGGTGGTTCGCGTCGGTTCTGCATCACCCTGTCGATGCCATCTTTACGCGCGTGTGGGTGGCGAACTCGGTCGTTATGGCGCCGATGACAACACTGTTGATCCTGCCCAATACGATCAATTACTTCGTTATCATGGCCTATGCCACGGTGCTGTTATTGAGCCAGTTTCCGCAGGAAATCGTCGAACATCAGAACATCCATACGCGAATATTCTCGCCTAAAATTGGTGCGCCGAAATGGACAAAAGTGCTGCTCAAGGTTCTTCAGTTCTATTTCGAATACGTCTTCGCGCTGCTGACTGCTCGCGTTCCCGGATTCTATCGTGTGCAGCACGTCTACGTGCACCATGTAGAAGACAACGGGCCCCTCGACACCCAAACGACGCTGCCTTATGACCGCACAAGCTTTTTCGATTTCAGCCGCCATGCGTTTTGGCAGGGTATCGACTTGGTCAGTGGGGCGTTGCTGATCAATTATCTCGTGCGAAAGGGCAAGAAGCGTCAGATACGCGACGTCGTTCGTGGGCTTGCAATCTGGTATGCGGCGCTGTTCGCTGTCGCAGTCTTCAATCCCATGGCCGCCGTCTATCTTTTCGTGACGCGCTTCGTTGGCGGCCCCTTCATTACGCTCATCACCTTTTATCAGCACGGCCTCGTCGATCCTGATGAAGTCGATGAGGTGCACGGCCATACAATTGACTACGCGGGCCCGGAACATGGAAATCTCGGTTTCGACTACCATGTCGAGCATCATCTCAAGCCGGCGCGCCACTGGAGTCACTACTATGAGGAGTTCACGCGGGCTGCGGAAACGGGCGATGGTCACCCCGCGGTCGTGATGCAGAAGGAACAATTCGGACCGCTTGCCCTTGTGGCCGCCTTGTGGCGGAAGGACTATTCCGCAGTCGCTCGCCATGCCCGCTTGCGGGGGATCCCAGAAAACGACGAAGCGGCTCTTGCCCATATTGTGAAGGAGCGTGCTTCGCCGATTGGAGGAGCAGTACGCAAAGGGCTGCCGGAGAAAATCGACACAGCCATCTCTCGCATCATGGCTGCTGTGCTGCCCAAATCCTTCGCAGTGTGAGCTGGGCTGAGGCTACTAACTAACAGCAGCTTCGAGGAAGGGTATCGTCGGCCTTCGCCAGAAAAGATGGCGAGGGCCGATCGGTTAGTGACAGTGAGGGCGACTGCGCGTCGGATTCAAGTCGAAATGAAAATGATTGCGATGTACGTCATTCGCCTCCGGGCCCAGGGTCGTGCCGAATTCCCCGCATGCACCCTTGAACACGCTCCTCAAGAACAGTGTCGTTGGTGTCGGTCTGGACGGCTCAAGGATGGCATCCTTCTTGGCGGGGATAGTCCCCGAGGGCTGAGGCTTGGCCGCCAATGAACTCTTGGTTGAGACACTGACTTTCGCGACGCGGAGGCTGACGACAAGTTCGCCATACTTGGTTTTTGTCCGCGGGGATTTCGTGGATCCGTCGGACTCGGTTCGAGCCATTTCGGCCTTTGCTTTTAACTTTTTCTGAGCCTCACGAATGTCGCGGGCTGTTGGTCCCCATCCCTTCAAGACAGTCAGCATTCGGCCATTGCTCAGCTCCAATGCTCCTATGTCGATGGCATTGGCAAAAGCATGCTGGCTGAGGTTTCCAGTGGGAAGATTATAGACGTTGCGGCAGGCGTACGCGGAGGCGCCCACAATACGCGACACTTGGCTGCCGAGCCTTCTTCGAGCCTCAGGCTGAAGGGTCGTCTTGTTCCATCGATACAGCGAGGCCATCAGGCGGCAGTTGGTTTCCACCGGAGGATCGAAAACAACCTGTGAGCTGGCTCCCAGGCTCTTCAAGCGAACAGGCGCTGGGACGTAACATCTGTCTGTCTTGATCGGTGGTAGAAGCTCCACATCAGCGGAGATCGATTGGAGCAAGTGCATGCATTCTTCGCGGCCATGCACGATTTCAAAGTTGGTCAAGTCCGCTTGGCTCGCAGTAGCCGAGTCCGGCATCGACTTTTCATGAGGGGGTTCCGAGGGCGGAGTTGCGCTTGTTTCGCCCCCGAACGGGCCTGGAGAGAGCGGCACCAGTCGCAGAATGAAGACGCCCAACATCACCGCAATTGATAATGCGGTTGAAAGGCCCAACAATGGATCACTTCGGGGCGTCATGGCTTGTTTTGGCCAACACTGACAACGATCCCAGCCTCTTTTGAGGCGCGGGGCAGCAGTCTATAATAAATATGACTAAGGAATTACTTAGATTGAACGGGCGGAAGGGCGATTAAATGCCCAAACTTTTATCTCACCAGTTTCTCGCAACGATCTCATACCTGCGTGTCTGGCGCGTCAGACGTGCAATGCATTGGATTGTCTGCGCCATCGTAATGCTGCCGACGATCTCACCGGCTTGGGCGGACCAGGTTGAGCGAGGCAGGGCCCTTGCCGAGCGCCTTTGTGCTGAATGCCATCTAAACCCGGGACAGGGAGAAAAGCAGGGCGAGATGGGCATTCCGGGCTTTGTGGCTGTCGCCAAGCGGCCCAATCAAACGATCGACAACATCGTGCGCTGGCTTCAGTCGGCCCCTCCCATGATGCCAGATCATCATTTGACCCGTGATGAAATGGAGGTTTTGGCCGATTTCATTATGTCACTTCGGGGTGGGCAATAAGCTGCTCGCAGCGAAGTCGAGGAATAGTCTCAGATTGCGCATTTGGGTTACGCGAGCCGACGAAATAGCACTGACAGGTTGTTTGCCGGCATCTGTTCTATCACCGGAGCACCGAAACCGTTGGCCATTGCCAGATCTGCCAAGGCTTCAACATCGCGAACGCCCCATTCTGCATTACGGCTGCGCAGGTCGGCATCAAAGGCCTCGTTGCTCGGCGCCGTGTGACGACCTCCCATACGATAGGGACCATAGAGATACATAACGCCTCCAGCAGGCAGTATCCGCGCAGCACCTCGCACAAGGCCCTCTGTAGCGGCCCAGGGAGAGATGTGGACCATGTTGATGTTGATAACGGCGTCTGCAGCGGTAATGGGCCAGTTTTCGGAAGCTGCATCCAGTGCAATGGCCGGGCGCACGTTCGTTAAACCGAGTGTCGCTGTCCAGGCGTTGATGCTGTTCCGGGCCATTGGATCCGGATCGGTCGGCTGAAAGACCAAGTGGGGATCGCACGATTGTGCGAAGAACGTGGCGTGCTCGCCAGTTCCGCTCGCAATCTCAAGCACAAGCCCTTCGGATGGTAGGTTGCGCTTCAGGACAGCCAGGATCGGCTCTCGATTGCGCGCCGCAGCAGGCGCGAAGCGCCTTTGATCATTAGTCATCGCTTACAGTACATCGACGGTTGGTCAGCGGACAACAAAGCAAGTGCGCGGTGCCGGCCCCCACCGGCAAAGCGAAGGTGCCCTCCACGATAGAGAAGGGCGAAGTTTGTGCCTTTGCAAATGTTGCTGCCGAGGAAGGTGCCCGGTACGGTATCTGAGCGTCCAGACAATTCCGGTCAGGGAGATGAGTGTTCCGTGGCATCCAATGAGGATATCTTCGGCAGGATGGTTGAACAGGCCTTCGAAGAATTGCCGACAGAGTACCGCGAGGCCTGTAAGGATCTATCCATTCGCGTGGAGGAATTGGCATCCGCTGAAGTCATGTCGGCGCTACATCTTACCGACCCGCACCAGCTGTTGGGACTGTACCACGGGATAAGCCTGGCCAAGAAAACCACCTTTCAAGTGCAGATGCTGCCGAATGAGGTGCTCATTTATCGCGAGGCGATCACCGCATACGCAGCGGCGCGGGGATACGCATTGCGCGACGTCGTGCGGCACGTGCTCGTTCATGAAATTGGCCATCACTTTGGCTTTTCAGATGCCGACATGGAGGCGATCGAACGGCAAGAGTAATGAGCAGTTGATCGACTTAGGTCATTGGCAAGACCGGAGAGTGGCCGCGGAATTCGCAGCCTGTGCAGGCATATTAACTGAAAGCCAAGGCCCGTCTTCGATGGGCAACCTTTACCAAAAAGGCCGAGGTTGGGGCTTTGTAAAACGGCGGCTTACCAGCTCTGCTGCTGGCGCTGGCCAAGGAGCTCTTTCTGGGACATTATCCCGACCAATCGGGAACTTATTCCCGTTTGGTCGAGCCTTGCGAGTGGCCCACAGTCGAATATGTCCAGTTTCCGAGCCCTAATTGTCCGCCTTGCAATGATTGCCGCGCCCCTAG encodes:
- a CDS encoding fatty acid desaturase is translated as MANELIESHNVNAPLTFQRSGVFERVYKFCNGLLTTFATVISGYFILAAGSLYWLVAAAGAIGSKIFPRAIIERRPLAWLAGSVALTSLLSQGASGFFPDYSNPHQVVLELCFWLSLGLVARAYLLYTECADTFEELDGSIASRRLERWFASVLHHPVDAIFTRVWVANSVVMAPMTTLLILPNTINYFVIMAYATVLLLSQFPQEIVEHQNIHTRIFSPKIGAPKWTKVLLKVLQFYFEYVFALLTARVPGFYRVQHVYVHHVEDNGPLDTQTTLPYDRTSFFDFSRHAFWQGIDLVSGALLINYLVRKGKKRQIRDVVRGLAIWYAALFAVAVFNPMAAVYLFVTRFVGGPFITLITFYQHGLVDPDEVDEVHGHTIDYAGPEHGNLGFDYHVEHHLKPARHWSHYYEEFTRAAETGDGHPAVVMQKEQFGPLALVAALWRKDYSAVARHARLRGIPENDEAALAHIVKERASPIGGAVRKGLPEKIDTAISRIMAAVLPKSFAV
- a CDS encoding extensin family protein gives rise to the protein MPDSATASQADLTNFEIVHGREECMHLLQSISADVELLPPIKTDRCYVPAPVRLKSLGASSQVVFDPPVETNCRLMASLYRWNKTTLQPEARRRLGSQVSRIVGASAYACRNVYNLPTGNLSQHAFANAIDIGALELSNGRMLTVLKGWGPTARDIREAQKKLKAKAEMARTESDGSTKSPRTKTKYGELVVSLRVAKVSVSTKSSLAAKPQPSGTIPAKKDAILEPSRPTPTTLFLRSVFKGACGEFGTTLGPEANDVHRNHFHFDLNPTRSRPHCH
- a CDS encoding cytochrome c, coding for MPKLLSHQFLATISYLRVWRVRRAMHWIVCAIVMLPTISPAWADQVERGRALAERLCAECHLNPGQGEKQGEMGIPGFVAVAKRPNQTIDNIVRWLQSAPPMMPDHHLTRDEMEVLADFIMSLRGGQ
- a CDS encoding DUF938 domain-containing protein codes for the protein MTNDQRRFAPAAARNREPILAVLKRNLPSEGLVLEIASGTGEHATFFAQSCDPHLVFQPTDPDPMARNSINAWTATLGLTNVRPAIALDAASENWPITAADAVININMVHISPWAATEGLVRGAARILPAGGVMYLYGPYRMGGRHTAPSNEAFDADLRSRNAEWGVRDVEALADLAMANGFGAPVIEQMPANNLSVLFRRLA
- a CDS encoding metallopeptidase family protein — its product is MASNEDIFGRMVEQAFEELPTEYREACKDLSIRVEELASAEVMSALHLTDPHQLLGLYHGISLAKKTTFQVQMLPNEVLIYREAITAYAAARGYALRDVVRHVLVHEIGHHFGFSDADMEAIERQE